The Pieris brassicae chromosome 3, ilPieBrab1.1, whole genome shotgun sequence genome contains the following window.
ttgaactaaaaaaatgtttcctgaaaataatatacatgcaAAACTTTTCCGGGCCagctagtattattataaattaatttatattgatttctgattgaaaagataaaattattgcacaatatacaaaaaagttgttaaattaaaaatctaagtaacaaaaattaaaccctaagaagaaaaagataaaaaatattccataaaatgaatttaacagagaacttaaataatatttttacctcTTCAATTTCTGAATCAGTTTCAATATCCTCATCATCAGACTGATTGTCAGCTTTTACTACAACAAATTTCTCTTGGGGCTGTGGATTACTCTCAATCTTCTCAAAACTATTTGTTTCAGAATGGCTATCATCCTCTTGTTTCCCATTTTCTATATCACTTTGAACACTTTTCTGTTCAGCTAACTTATGCTTCTTACTATTCAGATGATTGTTGTAAGCATTTTTAGTGTTAAACAATTTGGAAcaacatttacaataaactgATTCGTCACAGTTTTCATTTTGGCTTTGTTCCTTGTGCTCCTTAGCCCTTTGCTCGAATTCTTCTAAAGTTACTGGAGGGATACCAGCTACTTTCCTCTTCAAATTATACCTATGCCAATCTAATTTATAGTGTTCTCGTTGCAAATCAGCAGAATTAAAGAGAACCTGGCAGGTTATACAGGTGTACGTATCAGGCATGATTCTCTTAAGGtatattctaattatttaattgaaataatatcaCAGGTTAATGAACACGACACACGTTGTTAAAGTCTATTTctttaactataattattaaaattaactacaATATACTGAATAGTTTCAgggaaaaaaatgttaaaaattaaaaatggaaatgaagacaaaattaaatttattttttaatatattatgataaaattagTAGGTTGAAGGTTGAttttacagtttattttttagcACAGAATAACTGGAGTAGCTAGGGAGCACGATAGTAAAATGCCATGCATTTAGACCATATATTTAAGACAAGATGTATTAATCGACTTTAAATATCTGTGTTGCCATTtgacatataaaaaagaagGTGGGTTTGAAACTTGACAGTGACGGTGAcaaatactaaaattttacCGGCAATCTATTACGAGTCTGAGGAAGTAGAAGATACTTATTACCTAAACCACTACATCAAAGTACTAGACaattgtcattttaattttggggaaaattgtaaacaataataatttcaaattttgtgttttaactTAAACTTACTTAATATAATGTGAAATCAATGTATTATAGAACAAACTcaatatagtttaataatcatctaataattatttataagagaaAGCGAAGCGATTTTTGATTGAATGTTCAATGTTCTTCTGTACTGGAAAATAGAAAGTGATTATACGCAATATTTCTCGTGGataacaaacatttttctttagaaATCCTATCATcataatagaaaatgttaGAAACTAGTGAAATAGATGCTGATTTCTTTACTCCTGCGCCAAAGTACGTATTGTTACGAACTATTGACGTTCGTTTGtgataagaaatataatcagaaacttgttttaatttaagcaCCTCCTTGGCCACAATATTCAGCAATACTCAAACAGATCGAAATgatgaaaataaatcattaatatatgtTCCTAAAACTCAAATGGCACTGGTAGAAAATCATAAAAGTGCTGGTGATGTGCACAAAGAAACATCAGCATCACAATGTCTTTTTGCTACTTCAGTATCAGCATATGAATGGTATGTGAACCTCATACTTATCCCAATTTcattgataaaatttaactttcaTAAAATGTCTGACTttcttttctttcaatttaagttttcatttctaaaacatgtttattgaatgtgtaaattaagttaaataaaataatttgagatttttaaaattatgtatgtttttcaATAGCAatgattacaaataaaatgaagtGCCCATGCTTAAACACACAACCATAAACACTCTTACAAAACaagaataaaatcaaaaatatttgctgCTGTTTTTTACTGTTATTATGTTTTAGGGTAGAAAATAAGTACAACCTTCAGGAGAAATTGGGTTTTGCCATTATCAAAGATATAAAGGATGATGTTCATAGCCTCATAATTTACACATCTGAAAAAAGAACTCTATCACTGGCAACTATAACTTCaacatttgtaattaatgtaaaaaaagatGTCAACATATCATACTatgacaattataaaaaatattggctTATTTCTTCCGCACCTAGTAAAATTTGTGACATAGTGAAGTGTTTAGAAACCTTTAAGGTCAGTATAACATATTTGAATGATGTAGATATTTCTTCACCAAAAGATGTAATAGATACAGTTAACAATATTCCTGACCAACTACCTAACAATAGTTTAGATATTGATACTGACAGTTCaagaaatcaaaaaaataaagactCTATTTTGAAAAGAATGGCAACAATGGGTCAATCAGTTTTGCCTCCAAGTAAGAATATTGCATCTAAGTCAACTGATTCTTCTGATACAAATGAATATGACCATCCTTCATTACCAAGGCATAAGACAGTAAAATCATTGCCCAAGAAACATACCACAGAGAAAAATGCATGTTCAggtaatcaatataataatgagttaagtaaaatattaccaaacACCCTGAAAATCCAAGATTCAATGATACctgtaaacattaaaaagttgGAATCTTTccatgaaaataatattcacagTTTAATCACAGAACAAAGAATAAGTAACAgtgaaataagaataaatataaatagattatcAGATAAAGTTGaacatttatgtaataagaCATTGGGTGGAGATCTTCAATCACATTCATTAAACTATCAAAATGAAATAGTTAACAAGTTGTTAAAAGAATATGAGAGCAAAATTGCagtatatgaaaaatttattaaattaaatggctTGGAATgcaatttattgtttacaaatgaaaatgagCCATCCTCATCAGGGAAAATAGACAGTATTAACGAAACAGAGAAGGATAAAGGAAATCAAGCCCTAGAAATTAATGAACTAAACAAAAAGATTGATCTCCTCACAAATGCTTTTTCACAAATGACtgaaaaacataaacaatatgAAGAGATTTTACTAAAAGAAATAGATACTTTGAAACAAGACctaaatgataaaaatgtatgtttatacACAATTACTAACAATGTTCAAAGTATTGCAGCCAATTCCAATTCGGAAGAGTATAGcaacaaactaaaaaatataatgaatagtAGTTTTCAAACAATATCATCCAAATTCAATGATGAGGATAGTTATTTAGGTACTGTGGTTAAGAGTATAGTtgcaaagataataaaaacaacaaccATGGAATCgttaaatgatatta
Protein-coding sequences here:
- the LOC123707101 gene encoding uncharacterized protein LOC123707101 isoform X2; this encodes MLETSEIDADFFTPAPNTSLATIFSNTQTDRNDENKSLIYVPKTQMALVENHKSAGDVHKETSASQCLFATSVSAYEWVENKYNLQEKLGFAIIKDIKDDVHSLIIYTSEKRTLSLATITSTFVINVKKDVNISYYDNYKKYWLISSAPSKICDIVKCLETFKVSITYLNDVDISSPKDVIDTVNNIPDQLPNNSLDIDTDSSRNQKNKDSILKRMATMGQSVLPPSKNIASKSTDSSDTNEYDHPSLPRHKTVKSLPKKHTTEKNACSGNQYNNELSKILPNTLKIQDSMIPVNIKKLESFHENNIHSLITEQRISNSEIRININRLSDKVEHLCNKTLGGDLQSHSLNYQNEIVNKLLKEYESKIAVYEKFIKLNGLECNLLFTNENEPSSSGKIDSINETEKDKGNQALEINELNKKIDLLTNAFSQMTEKHKQYEEILLKEIDTLKQDLNDKNVCLYTITNNVQSIAANSNSEEYSNKLKNIMNSSFQTISSKFNDEDSYLEAKQVNYGYLGNISANSRLSTLCVCDTGFPEFWVLRNTCFSFIKNELNVITYQFALKGSPCFYYVKMFSIKKKTRKLLCYFVLIKVY